Part of the Acidobacteriota bacterium genome is shown below.
TGAAGCGCGATACCGACCCGCCCCCCGAGAGGCTTGAGCGCCGGATGCAACCTTCGTAGCACGAGCGAGTCGGGACCCGCCGAAACCATCAGAAGGACAACTTCTCCCCCGTCGGTTCGTCCCACTCGCATTCGTCGGTCGCCGCCGGTGAGCAGCGCCTCGACCGACCGGGTGGCGGGCCGTGGTATCTCGAACTCATACGCGAGCACAGAGGTCGTACCACCCGGGAGCACACCCATAGAGGTTCGACTCCCCAGCAGCCCCCGCGCCACCGCGTTATAGGTGCCATCCCCGCCGTACGCGAGAATCAAAGGCACTCCCTCAGCAGCGGCCCGAGCGGCAAGTTCGGAGGCATGTTCCGCGCTTTCCGTCAGCTGGTACTCGAGCTTCGACCCGAGACTAGCCGCCCTCGCCGCGAGCCGTTCTCGACTCCGCAATAATCGGCCCCCCCCCGCTATGGGGTTGAGTATGACGGGAACGCGGTTCAATCCGGAGCCCGCCCATCGAAGAGGCTGCCCGGCGTTCCAGCTGGATCCAGCCCGAGGTGGCGGTATGCAGCGGGGGTCGCGGCTCGGCCGCGGGGCGTGCGCTGAAGCAGTCCAATCTGCAACAGATAGGGCTCGTGGATGTCCTCGAGGGTGCCACGGTCTTCACCGATCGACGAAGCCAGCGCCTTGAGACCGACTGGACCGCCCTTGTAGACGTCGATGATCGTTGTCAGCAGCTGTCGGTCGAGATGATCGAGGCCGAACGCGTCCACTTCCATCTGCTCGAGACCCCAATTGGCGGCTTCGAGGGTGACCGAGTCGGAACCGAGGTGGTGTGCGAAATCTCGAACTCGACGCAGCAATCGGTTAGCGATCCGCGGGGTCCCGCGGGAGCGCCGGGCGATCTCGCCTGCCGCGTCCTGATCGACCTCAATCTCCAGAATGCCAGCCGACCTGGTCACGATAACTGCCACGTCGTCTCCAGGGTAAAACTCGAGTCGATGAACGATTCCGAACCGGTCCCGCAGCGGTGCAGTCAGAAGGCCTGTCCGGGTCGTCGCGCCGACGAGCGTGAAGCGTGGCAGTGTGAGACGGACGCTGCGCGCCGCCGGGCCCTGCCCGATGACCAGATCGAGCTCGTAGTCCTCCATCGCAGGGTAGAGAATCTCCTCGACCGCCGGCGGCAACCGGTGGATTTCATCGATGAAAAGAACGTCACCATCCTGCAGATTCGTCAACATCGCCGCCAGATCTCCGGCACGCTCCAGCACGGGGCCCGATGTGATGTGGATTTGGGCTTCCATTTCGTTGGCGATGATGTGCGCGAGCGTCGTCTTTCCCAGTCCGGGAGGCCCGAAGAAAAGGGCGTGATCGAGCGCCTCGCCGCGATCACGAGCCGCAGCGATGAAGACGCCGAGGTTGGTGGTGAGACGTTTTTGTCCGACGAATTCCGCGAGCCGCCGCGGACGAAGGGATTCTTCGATTGGGCGCTCTCCCGATAGTGGTTCGGTCGTCAAGACCTCTTCGGTCATGTCCTGACTCTACCTCATCGCCTCTACCCGCCCAAATGAGTGATCAGTGGGTGAGTTTCTGGAGGGCGAGACGGAGCAGCTCACCCAGGTCCGCGTCATCAGCGTCAGCCCAGACAGCCTCCACTGCGCGCTGAGCATTTCGTTGGGAGTACCCGAGGTTGACGAGTGCTGACACGGCATCTCCACGGCGATTCCCGGGACCCGGAGCAGTTGCGGCGAGACGATCTTTGAGTTCGAGGAGTATCCGTTCCGCGGTCTTGCGACCCACACCCGGTGTTCGTTGAAGACAGGCAAGATCACCAACCTCGATTGCCTCAGCGAGTTCGTTGGCGGTCATCGCAGACAGTACGCCGAGCGCTGTTCGCGGGCCGACGCCGGCAACCGAAATCAGCCGCGAAAACGCATCGAGTTCCTCACGTTCGGGAAATCCAAACAGTACAATTGAATCGTCTCGCACCTGGGTGTGGATCCACATTGCCGCGGTCTCCCGACCGGCCAGGTCTTGAAAGGCGCGCAAGGTGATCGAAACGAGGTAACCGACGCCTCCAACATCAATGAGAACTGTCCCGGGGTCCACCCGGTGCAGGCGTCCGTCGAGCCGACCAATCATGATCGCGCTGGCGCGAATCGCTGCAAAAGGTCGTTGTCGATCGTGACGTCGGTCTCCTTGCGCCTTTCGTTAAGAATCGAGCGCATCAGTTGACCGGCACGATCCGACACCAGTCGGGCACGGAGATTATCACGTGAACTCGCAATCTCGGCCGGATCGACAAGCTCCAGGGACTCGACCCGTGTGATCACGACACCACCCACAGAACCGGTCGCAAGAGGGCCGATCACATCTCCGGCACTGGAAGAGAAGACCGCGCCATCGATACCTGGCAGCACGCCAAGCGTGCCAACCGGCTGTCCGCGCCTGTGTTCGCGCGCCTCGGTGACGCTCGAACCGAACTCGGAGGCGAGGGTCGAACCGTCTTCGCCCCCACGCCAGCGATCAGCGAGCTCCTCTCCACGAGCCGTTGCGAGCGCGACTGCCCGCTCTCGACGAAGATCCTGTTCGACCTCGGTGCGGACATCCTCGAAGGGAGGAATACCTTCAGGACGGATTTCAGCGAGTTGCCAGACGATCCACCCCCGAGGCACCACTACCGGCCCGTTGATTTCGCCGATATCCGAAACAAAGGCCTCCTCCGCAAGCTCCGGTCCGGCTGCAGCACCGGGTATTGCTTCACCGGCAGAGAACGCCGGGCTCTGATTGAGAACCACCGCCTCATCTTCGTCGGCGATCGCCTGCCACGCTTCCTGCGTCTGAGGCTGCTCCGATTGCAGTCGCCGGGCGAGAGCATCGGCGCGCGCTTCTGCCTCGGCTGCGGCGCGTCCTTCGAGAACCCGAGAGCGGACCTGCTCCTCGACCTCCTCGAAGGGCTGCTGGTGTTCCGGGCGAAAACCCTCCACCTTGATGATGTGGTAACCGAACTGGCTCTGAATCGGGCCCACGATGTCTCCCGGTTTGGCGGAAAAAACGGCCTCTTCAAACTCCGGAACCATTCGACCGCGGCCGAACCATCCAAGATCGCCCCCGTTGTCTTTGGACCCAGGATCGTCCGAATGTTCAGCCGCAAGTGCCGCGAAATCAGCCCCTGATTGGGCGATCGTCGCAACACCGTTGGCACGCAGCTCAGCTTCGGCACGCACTTCATCCGAGGCGTCCGGAGCAACCCGGAACAGAATGTGTCGGGCATGCGCTTGCTCACCCTGAACAAACTCGTCGATATGCTGGTCATAGTAGGTGCGCAGCTCGGCTTCTTCAACCGGCATCGTCCGGCGCAGTCGCGAGGTTTCCACAAGGAGATATCGGATCACCCGCTCCTCGCCGCGACGGTACTCTTCCGCGGTCGCTTCATACGCTGCGCGAGCGTCATCCTCGGAAATGCTCACTTCAGCAAGGAAAGGTTCATAGCGGAGTTGAATGACATCGAAATTCGCCGTTTCGCGCTGCCGGCGAAACTCGCGATCGACTTCATCATCGCTGATCCACACGTTGTGTTCTGCAAGCTCGTTCAGCTTGCCGATCAACAAATCTTCAGTAAGGCGTTGTTCAAAGGCTTCGGGAGTCATACGAAAGTACGCGCCAATAATTCGCTTGTACATATCAGCGCCGACAAAATCGCCGTTCTCGTCGAGAAAAGATGGGTTCTCGAGGATTGCCTCTTGGAGTTCCTCGCGCGTCACGTAGAGCCCGATCTCTGCTGCCTCGGCGAGCTGGAGTTCGCGATCGATGAGAAAATTCGCCGTTTGGCCCGCGAGATCAATCTGGCTACGCAACTCATTCCAACGCTCACCGTAAATCTTCGAGAATTGCTGGTCAAGGCGCCGCATCTCGTCGAGGAACTCCGCTTCGGAAACGTTTCGATTCCCAACCCGAACGGCAGCGCTGCCACCACCACCACCACCCGCGCGACCCGCTCCCCAATCGACAAAGACAAGAAGCACAAAGACCAGGACTACGCCCCAGAGGATGAACTTGAGGTGACGCAGGTTGTCTCGCAGCCATTTGAGAGCCATTACAGTCCTCCACCGTTCCCGAAAACGGGACAGCGAAGTCTACCGAAGAGGATGGTCGGGCGCAAGCCGACACAGCTATATTCGAGCCCTTCGAGGCGCTATTTTCTCGGCTCGAGTGACTGTTCTGGGAGGGTGGTCGGCGTGAGCTTGCCGCTTGATTACGCTCATGTTACGGTGTTGAAGGGGGTATCGCCAAGTGGCGAGAGGACTGGAACTCGACTGGGTCGTCATCCGTGTCCAGCCATTACGCAAGGTGCTGGCCGTTTTAGTCGTCGGCTTGGCGGCTGCCGGTCTTGTATTCTGGGCTTATAAGAGTCTCAATCTCTCGCCAGAGGCGCGGGCCCGGCGAGCCATCGAACGGGCCGACGCCGCTCTGGCCCACGCCGAGACGCAGCCTCTGCCACCCCATTGGAAGGACGAGCTCGACCAGGCGAGTGACCAGCTGAACATGGCCCGTTCGGAGTACGCCGAGCAAAACTGGCACGACGCCGAATCCCTGGCGGGCAGCGCATGTCGTCGGTTCGAGGCCCTTGCTGGAGCCGGTAATCAGGAGCTGGTCGGGGTCGGGCAATTCTTCAGTCTCGAGGGGCGGGTGCAATTGCAGCGTGCGGGCCAAACCGAGTGGGAAAGCACGCACCAGGGTATTCCCGTCTTCAATGGTGACTTCGTGCGGACCGGACGCGATGGCAACGCCGAGATCTTGTTCGCAGATGGCAGCCTCTATCGAATATCGCCCAACTCCCTACTCGAGATCCACCACGAAATATCGCAGGAAGCCCCAGGCACAGTGAAAATGGTCGCCGGCCGCATCAACGTCTACACGTCAGGCGCTCCGTCCACGGTCACCACCGACACCGCCGAAACGGAAATTGAACGAGACAGTCGTGTGGCAGTTGATGTTGCGGCAAAGGACCAGAAAACGACGGTATCGGCCTTCCAGGGCTCAGCCCGTGTCCACGGCCAACGGGGTCAGACGGTCACGGTCAACGAGCGCGAATCCGTTGCTGCCCTGGCCAGCGGCACGATGACCGCCAAGCAGGAAATTCCAGCCGCCCCCTTTCCGGTCGAGCCACGCAACAACGCCGGCTTCGATGTCGGCGAGCATCCCGTCATCGAACTCGCCTGGCGCGGTCGACCTCGGCGAGGCACTGTTCATCTGCAGGTTAGCCGGTCAAAGAGCTTCGACGCCACGCAACTCGACGTTGACGCACCGCAAATCGCGAAGGACGTGGCTCGGCTTCGTCTCGTTTATCCGGGTACGTATTTCTGGCGGGTCGCAGCACTGGGTGAGGGCACCGCCCAATCAGAATGGAGCGCCGTGCGCCGTTTTCGGGTGTTTTCCTCAGTCAGTCAGCAACTCTTGGAAGACACTACCCCACCGGAGTTGGTCATCGATCCACCACAGCAACTCGGCCACATGTTCATTTTCGAAGGCGCAACTGAAGTCAGCGCCACGGTCACGATCAACAACGAAAAGGTCGAGACCGACGCCGACGGCCATTTTCGCAAAACGATCGAAATATACGACGAAGGCTGGACCGACATCGATATTGTCGCAGTAGATCCCTCTGGAAACCGAACGGAACGAACTGAGCGCGTGTTCGTGGAGGATTATTGATGAACCTTTCCAGCCTCCTTGGGCTGTTCTCCTCAGATCTTGCCATTGACCTTGGCACAGCAAACACCCTGGTCTATGTCCGCGGCCGAGGCATTGCCGTTGTCGAGCCCTCGATCGTCGCGGTGAATCGAATCACCAATCGAGTTGAAGCCGTTGGCGCGAAGGCCAAAGAGATGTTGGGCAAAACGCCGAGCAACATTCAGGCAATCCGACCGATGAAAGACGGCGTCATAGCGGATTTCGAGGTCACCGAGAAGATGCTCGAACACTTCATTCGCAAGGCGCATGGCAGGTCATTCTTTGTCCGTCCGAGAATCATCATCTCAGTACCTTCAGAGATCACCCAGGTCGAGAAGCGCGCAGTCAAGGACACTGCGCTCAAGGCGGGGGCGAGCGAGGTCTACCTGATCGAACAGGCAACCGCAGCTGCAATCGGGGCTGGCCTGCCGATCACCGAGCCGTCCGGAAACATGATCGTCGACGTCGGAGGTGGTACCTCGGATGTGGCGGTCATATCACTCGCAGGTGTTGTCTACTCACGCTCGGTTCGAGTCGCGGGTAACGAAATGGACGAGGCGATCATCCACTACCTCAAGAAGAAGTACAACCTCCTGCTTGGAGAACGGACAGCCGAGCAGATCAAGATCGAGATCGGTTCGGCCTATCCCCTCGACGAGCCCCTTGGTATGGAGGTGAAGGGGCGGGATTTGGTGGAGGGGGTACCCAAGAATCTCTCCATAACCGACGAAGAAATTCGCGAGGCCTTGACCGAGATCGTGTCCACGATCGTCGACGCAGTCCGTAATGCTCTCGAACAAACACCACCGGAGTTATCGGCCGACATCATCGACAAAGGCATCATCCTCGCCGGCGGCGGATCGTTGCTCAAGAATCTCGATAAAAGGCTACGTGAGGAAACCGGGCTTCCCGTCGCACATTGTGAAGAACCTGGGTCAGCCGTCGTGCGCGGTACCGGTATGATGCTGACCAACATCGATCTTCTACGAAAGATCGCCATTGCGTAGTCCCGAGCGGGCCCGCTGTGTCCGGACTCCGCCTCCGGGCAGACCGGGCATACCAAGAGCGGTACGGCCTCCTGTGTCTTGAGGCCACCCGCGGTATGATGGCGAGGTGACCCGCTGCTCCAGATTCACCTGTTTGGGTCGGGCCGATTTCGGAAGCCGACAATGCGATTAGGATCGTAACGATGTTCCGGACGAACGCGCTCCGGACGGTCCTCATTTGGACTTTGCTCGAACTCATTGCGGCGTTCCAGGTCCGGACAGAAGCCGGATCGCCAGTCCTCTCTTCATGGATGCGCACTGTGGCCGAGCCGATAGTCATTACAGCCGAGGGTGCCACCGACCTCGCCGTCGGCGTCGGTGTTTCAGCGAGAGGTTTGCGGAAAGCGCTGTCCGAAAATCGCGCGCTGCAACGAGAGAACGAGGAACTGCGTGCGCGGCAGGCTCTCATGCAAAACGACCTCGATGCTCTGCGTGAGATAGGAGGCCTTGCCGGGCCGCATATCGAACTCGAAGCAGGCTCATTGCTCGGCCGCTGCTCCTATCGGGATCTCAGAGCGGGAACGATGGAGGTCAGGACAGCCGAATTGAGGGTCCTCCGGCATGACACGCCAGTGGTCTCATCCAACGGGCTGGTCGGGAGAGTCGTGCGGAGCGAGGGTCGGAGACACTGGCTCCAACTCATCACCCACACCGCGGCGGCAGTCGCGGTTCAGACCGAAGATGCGACGGTTCAGGGCCTTGCGCTCGGTAGCGGTAGTGCTGTAATGACTGTGGCTTACGTGCCGCGCCAAGCCGAGCTCGAAACGGGTGCCTTGCTGGTAACAAGCGGCGGCGACGGTATCTACCCGCCCGGCATTCCGACTGCACGAGTCACGCGGGTTCGTGAGAGCGACGATCCATTCCTAGAGATCACTGCTGTGTCCTCCGCAGACCTCCAGGCCACTCGCGTCGTTCTCATGCTTCCCGCGTGGGCACCGGCGGCAGATGGTGATGCACCATGAAGCCCAAGATCATTCTTCTCGCTGCATTGACCTTGGCAGCGCAAAGGCTGTTGGGCGTTCCCCCCGTACCGGCCTTTCTTTCGCTCGTCATTCTGCCAATGGTGTGGGTTGTCGCGAATGTGCTTTTGGAAACAGAACGACAATGGCCATATGAGGTGCTTCTTCTTGGACTGGCGTGGGATCTACTTTTTGGGCCGGTGGTCGGTCCCGGCGGAATCGCATGGACCGCGGCCAGTTTTGCTCTCTTCTGGATGGCCTCGGTAGTGGCCGATCGCTCCCCGAAAGCCTGGGCGGCGTTTGGGTCCGTCGGCACGCTGGTCATGCACCTCGTTCACAGGCTGGCTCTCATACCACTAGGCCTCGCGAGTTTTCCGACATTACCCGACGTCCTGTGGTCGGCCGTCCTCACTGGAATATGGTGTGGTCTCGCGGCAACAATCCTGGCTCTTGATGTTGGCAAACGATGGCGAACCTACAGGGTCCGAAAACTCCGATGAGCGACGTCGAACTCCGCGAGAACATCGGCCCACTTCGGAAACGGCTGACGATTCTCTTCCTAGTGGTTTTCGCCGTGCTCGGCTTGCTCCACCTGCGCCTTATCGATCTACAGCTCGTGCATGGAGCCGAGTGGCGCGACCTCGCAGAGAACAATCGCCTCCGGAGACTGCCGATGCCCGGGCCAAGAGGTTGGATCTACGACCGTCGGGGCCGCGTTTTGGCAGGAAACGTCCCGTCTTTCGAGGCCCTGCTGTTCCCCGACGAGACGGAAAGTTTCGCAGAAGCGGGACTGTTTCTTGCGCGGTCCGGGGTAGCAGATCTCGGCACATTCAACGAGCGCATTTCCGAACGACGAATTGGACGGATGGCGCCGCTGGTTGTCGGTGAAGACCTCAGCTGGAACCAGGTTGCGGCGATTCGCTCCCATCTGAGCGACCATCCGGAGTTGTCAGTCGTCAACCGTTTTCGCCGCCACTACCCGTTTGGAGAGCTCACAGCCCATGTCGTCGGACACCTGCGCCCAATTTCGCAGTTGGAGATCGACGCCGATCCCGGGCTCGAGCCCGACACGATGGTCGGTGCGACAGGCATTGAGGCATCGGAGGAGTCCTTCATCGCCGGCAAGTCGGGCGAACGCTGGGTGATGGCGTCCGCCTCCGGCCGCCAGCTTGGCGTGGTTTCCGAAATACCCCCGAGAGCGGGTCATGACATTGGCCTGACTCTCGACATCGAGCTCCAAGAAGCCGCCGCGGAAGCCCTGGGTGATCGCTCCGGGGCAGTAGTGGCAATCGATGCCCGAAGCGGCGCTGTCAGAGTCCTCTATTCCGCACCGAGCTTCGACCCGAAGGTGTTTGGCGGTAGGCTCAGTCGGACCGATTGGCTAGCGCTCCAGGACAATCCGCTGCACCCGTTGCAGAACCGATGCCTGCAGGGCGTCTACCCGCCTGGTTCAACAATCAAACCGTTTCTCGCTCTGGCTGGTCTCGGCGAAGGGTTGGTCGATCCGACGGCCACCGTGTATTGCAACGGTTCGATCGTCCTCCACGGCCACAGGTTTCGTTGTTGGCGGCGTGGAGGTCACGGTTTCGTCGACCTCGAGCGAGCACTGTATGAATCCTGTGATGTCTACTTCTACCTCCTGGGCCAACGCCTCGGCATCGACAGCATGGCTCAGTGGCTTGAATTTTTCGGATTTGGGCAACGGACAGGGCTTGATCTCAAATACGAATCTGCCGGCCTTGTTGGAACCCCCGAATGGAGCCGCACGGTTCGAGGAACGCCGTGGTATCCGGGCGAGGCGGTTTCGGTCTCGATCGGACAGGGGCCTCTGTTGGCCACCGTCATCCAGTTGGCACGAGCGTACGCCACATTGGCGAATGGGGGCATACAGGTCACTCCCCACTTGGCTTCCCCTCCAGATGAAATAGCACCGAAGCTTCAAATCAATCGCGGCGATCTCGACCTCGTCACATCGGCTCTTGAACAGGTCGTGCACGGTGCGTCCGGAACCGCCCGCAGGGTCGCCTATTTGCCCATCGCCGGGAAGACCGGAACTGCCCAGGTGGCGCGCCTCCAAGACGGGGTTAAACCTGACGAGTTGGCTCCGGAATTGCAGCATCACGCATGGTTCGCGGGTTGGGCCCCGTTGGACCAACCGGAATTGGCCATCGCAGTGATCGTCGAGCACGGAGGTGGCGGTGGTTCGGCAGCCGCTCCAGTGGCGGGCAAGGTCATCGAAGCATACCTTCAGCGCAATGAATCTCCAGAAACAAACCCGCCCAAACCACCCCCGGTCAAGACACCGGACAGTCCGCGCCCGTCGGCCGAAGCGGGATAGAATCGGCTATGGAGCACCGCATCGACCCATGGTTGATTCTCGCCGTTGTCGGCATCATCGGAGCATCTCTGACTACGCTTCACACAATCTCCCGGGTGGTCGGCACCAATCTCCTCCTCCGCCAGGCGATCTGGGGCGCCATCGGCCTTTTCGTGTTGTTGCTTCTTTCTCTCGTTCGCCTCGATATTTACGAACGCCTCGCGCCAGCAGTCTACGCGATGGCGATGGTCGCGTTGGTGTTGGTTCTTGTGGTTGGTGAAGCACGCGGCGGCAACCGCGCCTGGATCGCCATTGGATCAGTGACGATCCAGCCGAGCGAATTCGCCCGTCTTGCCACGATTCTGATGGGGGCCGCGTGGCTTGCCCACCGTGGAGGAGGCAAATTGCGCCTCGGCGAGATCGGCGTCGCATTCATCATCGTTATTGTTCCAGTCGCACTTATTTGGCTTGAGCCAGACCTCGGTGTCGGCTTGACGTATCTTCCAGTGCTTGCAGGTATGTTGATACTGGGAGGCCTGCCGCGCGCAGTTTGGATCACGCTTCTCGTGCTCGCCATTGTCGGTGTAGCAGCATCCTGGAAATACGTTTTGCAGCCTTATCAGAAGGAGCGCGTGCTCACCGTCCTGCAACCGGAACGCGACCCGTTCGGCGCCGGCTACCAGGTTCGACAATCGAAGATCGCTGTCGGATCGGGTGGAATCAACGGCCAGGGCCTCGGTCACGGGAGCCAATCCCAGCTCCGGTTCCTCCCCGCGCAGCACACCGACTTCGCATTCGCGGTATGGGCCGAGGCCACCGGATTCTTGGGAACCACAGTTCTGATGCTCGGTTATGCTCTTCTCCTGTCTAGGATTGCCAAGGTGGCCCTCACAAGTGACAGCCGTCACGGTCTGGTCCTGGCCGCGCTGATTGGCGGCTGGCTGGTATTCCAGGTCATCGTCAATCTTGGCATGGTTGTGGGGTGGCTACCCACTGCCGGCATTACTCTTCCCCTGTTTTCCTACGGGGGATCGTCCCTCGTCTCAACCTGTGCCGCTCTGGGTGTTGTCCAGTCCGTGTGGCGTCATCGGCTGGTGAACCGATGACCGGTTCGGTTCTCTATATTTCGGTCAACCCATTCGAGTCGCGGATTGCGATGCTCGAGAACTCTCGACTCGTTTCCTACAGGGCGGAAAGACATCGTACATCGTCAGTCGTGGGGAATCTCTACAAGGGTCGGGTCAATCGGGTTCTTCCGGGAATGCAGGCCGCTTTTGTCGATGTCGGCCTTGCGCGCAACGCCTTTCTTTACGTTCGGGAGGCGGGTGGAATCCTCGATGACTTCACCGACATCTTCCTCGCAGAAGATGGAGAGGCACTGCAACCAGATTCGTCCGCCTCGGACATATCCGATCTTCTTCGTCAGGGGCAAGAAATTCTGGTGCAGGTGGTGAAAGACCCGATCGGCACCAAGGGCGCCCGCCTCACGACTCATGTCAGCCTCCCCGGTCGATTCCTCGTCTACCTGCCCAATGTCAGTCACCACGGCGTTTCCCGGCGCATCACCGACGACGAAGAGCGCGTCCGGCTGCGAGAGGTCGTCGAAAATTTCGGCGGCCAGGGGGGATGGATTGTTCGAACTGCCGGTGAAGACCAGGGGCAGGCCGAGCTCGAGGCCGATCGCGATTACTTGCTGCACATGTGGAGCCGCGTCCAAATCATCGCTGACACAGCCCGGGCACCGAGTCTAATTCATCGAGAGCTCAGCGCCGTGTTGCGCGCGATTCGGGACCTCTTCACGCATGCGATTTCCGAGGTCTATGTCGACGACGAGGAAAGCTTCCAGGAGATTCTCGACTTTCTGGAGCAATCGGATCCAAGTCTCGTGCCGCGGGTCAAGCTTTATCGTCAGACGACTGACCTGATGAGCTCGTTCGGCATCGATCGCGAGCTGGAAAAGGTCCTCCGCCCCAAGGTGTGGCTGAAGTCGGGCGGCTACCTGGTGATCAACCAGACCGAAGCTCTGGTAACCATTGACGTCAACACCGGAAAGTACGTCGGCACCCAGACGCTCGAAGACACTGTGTTTGCGCTGAACCTCGAAGCTGCAGTCGAAATTGGCCGCCAGCTGCGGCTACGTGATCTCGGCGGCATCATCGTCATCGACTTCATCGACATGGAGGATCCCGAGCACCGAGCACTGGTCTACGACACGCTCGCAGAAGAACTCTCGAGCGATCCTGCCCGCACTCAGCTGCTGCCCATGAGCGACATCGGGTTGGTCCAGCTGACCCGAAAACGCACCCGCCCGAGCCTTGAGCGCACGCTGAGTCGTGAATGTCCGTACTGTCACGGGTCTGGGCGGATCAAGGCCCTGCCGACCGTATGCCTGGAGGTCCGCCGCGAGCTTCTCGCGGTCGCGGCAGGAGCAGTCGGCCAGCAGGTCTCGCTGGTGGTCCACCCCGCTGTTTCCCAGTACCTTCAAGGGCCGTTTCGAGAGCTGATGCGCGAACTCGAAGAGACGCACGGCCTGCAGATCATCCTGCGCGAGAATCCCCTCTTCCACGAGGAACAGTTCGAA
Proteins encoded:
- the mrdA gene encoding penicillin-binding protein 2 translates to MSDVELRENIGPLRKRLTILFLVVFAVLGLLHLRLIDLQLVHGAEWRDLAENNRLRRLPMPGPRGWIYDRRGRVLAGNVPSFEALLFPDETESFAEAGLFLARSGVADLGTFNERISERRIGRMAPLVVGEDLSWNQVAAIRSHLSDHPELSVVNRFRRHYPFGELTAHVVGHLRPISQLEIDADPGLEPDTMVGATGIEASEESFIAGKSGERWVMASASGRQLGVVSEIPPRAGHDIGLTLDIELQEAAAEALGDRSGAVVAIDARSGAVRVLYSAPSFDPKVFGGRLSRTDWLALQDNPLHPLQNRCLQGVYPPGSTIKPFLALAGLGEGLVDPTATVYCNGSIVLHGHRFRCWRRGGHGFVDLERALYESCDVYFYLLGQRLGIDSMAQWLEFFGFGQRTGLDLKYESAGLVGTPEWSRTVRGTPWYPGEAVSVSIGQGPLLATVIQLARAYATLANGGIQVTPHLASPPDEIAPKLQINRGDLDLVTSALEQVVHGASGTARRVAYLPIAGKTGTAQVARLQDGVKPDELAPELQHHAWFAGWAPLDQPELAIAVIVEHGGGGGSAAAPVAGKVIEAYLQRNESPETNPPKPPPVKTPDSPRPSAEAG
- a CDS encoding FecR family protein, which translates into the protein MARGLELDWVVIRVQPLRKVLAVLVVGLAAAGLVFWAYKSLNLSPEARARRAIERADAALAHAETQPLPPHWKDELDQASDQLNMARSEYAEQNWHDAESLAGSACRRFEALAGAGNQELVGVGQFFSLEGRVQLQRAGQTEWESTHQGIPVFNGDFVRTGRDGNAEILFADGSLYRISPNSLLEIHHEISQEAPGTVKMVAGRINVYTSGAPSTVTTDTAETEIERDSRVAVDVAAKDQKTTVSAFQGSARVHGQRGQTVTVNERESVAALASGTMTAKQEIPAAPFPVEPRNNAGFDVGEHPVIELAWRGRPRRGTVHLQVSRSKSFDATQLDVDAPQIAKDVARLRLVYPGTYFWRVAALGEGTAQSEWSAVRRFRVFSSVSQQLLEDTTPPELVIDPPQQLGHMFIFEGATEVSATVTINNEKVETDADGHFRKTIEIYDEGWTDIDIVAVDPSGNRTERTERVFVEDY
- a CDS encoding rod shape-determining protein; amino-acid sequence: MNLSSLLGLFSSDLAIDLGTANTLVYVRGRGIAVVEPSIVAVNRITNRVEAVGAKAKEMLGKTPSNIQAIRPMKDGVIADFEVTEKMLEHFIRKAHGRSFFVRPRIIISVPSEITQVEKRAVKDTALKAGASEVYLIEQATAAAIGAGLPITEPSGNMIVDVGGGTSDVAVISLAGVVYSRSVRVAGNEMDEAIIHYLKKKYNLLLGERTAEQIKIEIGSAYPLDEPLGMEVKGRDLVEGVPKNLSITDEEIREALTEIVSTIVDAVRNALEQTPPELSADIIDKGIILAGGGSLLKNLDKRLREETGLPVAHCEEPGSAVVRGTGMMLTNIDLLRKIAIA
- the ruvB gene encoding Holliday junction branch migration DNA helicase RuvB, translated to MTEEVLTTEPLSGERPIEESLRPRRLAEFVGQKRLTTNLGVFIAAARDRGEALDHALFFGPPGLGKTTLAHIIANEMEAQIHITSGPVLERAGDLAAMLTNLQDGDVLFIDEIHRLPPAVEEILYPAMEDYELDLVIGQGPAARSVRLTLPRFTLVGATTRTGLLTAPLRDRFGIVHRLEFYPGDDVAVIVTRSAGILEIEVDQDAAGEIARRSRGTPRIANRLLRRVRDFAHHLGSDSVTLEAANWGLEQMEVDAFGLDHLDRQLLTTIIDVYKGGPVGLKALASSIGEDRGTLEDIHEPYLLQIGLLQRTPRGRAATPAAYRHLGLDPAGTPGSLFDGRAPD
- a CDS encoding peptidyl-prolyl cis-trans isomerase, with the protein product MALKWLRDNLRHLKFILWGVVLVFVLLVFVDWGAGRAGGGGGGSAAVRVGNRNVSEAEFLDEMRRLDQQFSKIYGERWNELRSQIDLAGQTANFLIDRELQLAEAAEIGLYVTREELQEAILENPSFLDENGDFVGADMYKRIIGAYFRMTPEAFEQRLTEDLLIGKLNELAEHNVWISDDEVDREFRRQRETANFDVIQLRYEPFLAEVSISEDDARAAYEATAEEYRRGEERVIRYLLVETSRLRRTMPVEEAELRTYYDQHIDEFVQGEQAHARHILFRVAPDASDEVRAEAELRANGVATIAQSGADFAALAAEHSDDPGSKDNGGDLGWFGRGRMVPEFEEAVFSAKPGDIVGPIQSQFGYHIIKVEGFRPEHQQPFEEVEEQVRSRVLEGRAAAEAEARADALARRLQSEQPQTQEAWQAIADEDEAVVLNQSPAFSAGEAIPGAAAGPELAEEAFVSDIGEINGPVVVPRGWIVWQLAEIRPEGIPPFEDVRTEVEQDLRRERAVALATARGEELADRWRGGEDGSTLASEFGSSVTEAREHRRGQPVGTLGVLPGIDGAVFSSSAGDVIGPLATGSVGGVVITRVESLELVDPAEIASSRDNLRARLVSDRAGQLMRSILNERRKETDVTIDNDLLQRFAPARS
- the ruvA gene encoding Holliday junction branch migration protein RuvA, which gives rise to MIGRLDGRLHRVDPGTVLIDVGGVGYLVSITLRAFQDLAGRETAAMWIHTQVRDDSIVLFGFPEREELDAFSRLISVAGVGPRTALGVLSAMTANELAEAIEVGDLACLQRTPGVGRKTAERILLELKDRLAATAPGPGNRRGDAVSALVNLGYSQRNAQRAVEAVWADADDADLGELLRLALQKLTH
- a CDS encoding rod shape-determining protein MreC, giving the protein MFRTNALRTVLIWTLLELIAAFQVRTEAGSPVLSSWMRTVAEPIVITAEGATDLAVGVGVSARGLRKALSENRALQRENEELRARQALMQNDLDALREIGGLAGPHIELEAGSLLGRCSYRDLRAGTMEVRTAELRVLRHDTPVVSSNGLVGRVVRSEGRRHWLQLITHTAAAVAVQTEDATVQGLALGSGSAVMTVAYVPRQAELETGALLVTSGGDGIYPPGIPTARVTRVRESDDPFLEITAVSSADLQATRVVLMLPAWAPAADGDAP